A region from the Leopardus geoffroyi isolate Oge1 chromosome C2, O.geoffroyi_Oge1_pat1.0, whole genome shotgun sequence genome encodes:
- the CCDC54 gene encoding coiled-coil domain-containing protein 54, translating into MTSYDCDQDDMSTDEEMNLIVMLQDIKTAQIELLSQMTDILSVVSKMQENTDFYQKQMEILETRMNVNEDKQCTVTKDIFSTKKHIDALKKKVTELESQNCCSSIHCLEVLEGELLGKEIVEQLHKLI; encoded by the coding sequence ATGACTTCCTATGATTGTGATCAAGATGACATGAGTACTGATGAAGAAATGAATCTTATAGTAATGCTCCAAGATATTAAAACTGCCCAAATTGAGCTCCTCAGTCAAATGACTGACATTCTCAGTGTGGTATCCAAAATGCAGGAAAATACTGACTTTTATCAGAAGCAGATGGAGATACTGGAAACCAGAATGAATGTTAATGAAGACAAACAATGTACAGTAACTAAAGATATCTTCTCTACGAAGAAACACATTGATGCTTTAAAGAAGAAGGTAACAGAACTGGAAAGCCAGAATTGTTGCTCCAGCATACATTGTTTAGAAGTTCTGGAAGGAGAACTTCTGGGTAAAGAGATCGTAGAACAACTTCACAAACTCATATAA